GACCAGTCGTCATGAGCTTTGCAGGCCTCGACCCCAGCGGGGGAGCCGGTCTGCTGGCAGACATCAAGACTTTTGAGCAGCACCGCGTGTATGGCCTCGGCGTATGCACGGCACTTACCATACAAACCGCCAGCGACTTCATTTCCGTGGACTGGCTATCACTGCCACGTATCCTGGCGCAGGCAAAGCCGCTGCTGGCCACCGAAACGGTGGCCTACTGCAAGATCGGCATCATGACAGATGTACAGTCCCTGCTGGAACTGGTACGTGCCATCAGGTTGCTGTCGCCCGGTATCCGCATTATCGTTGACCCGGTGCTGAAAGCCTCTGCCGGACATGCTTTTCACAGCAGCATCCCGAGGCAGGCATGGCAGGAGCTGCTGCCAGAGCTGTACCTGATCACGCCCAACTATCACGAAGCCATGCTGCTGGCGGGCCTCGACGATGGCGACGCGGCAGCGAAACAGCTATCTGCCCACTGTGCGGTACTGCTCAAAGGGGGCCATCATCAGGCAAGGCCCGGAGAGGATACGCTGTACACCGGCAACGAAGAACAGCGGTTTTCCGCCGGCACCCAGCGGGTATATCCCAAACACGGATCAGGCTGCGTGTTGTCTGCCGCCATCACGGCCAATCTGGCACTTGGCCATTCACTTTCCGACGCATGTGCTAACGCCAAAGCCTATACGGAAAATTTATTGTCCAGTCATCCTTCATTAACCGGATATCATCACATATGATCAACAAACTGCATTATATCTCCCAGCAAACAGACCGGCGCAGCCACCTCGATAACATCCGGGCGGCGTGCGACGCCGGCTGTCAGCTGGTACAACTGCGCATTAAAAACGAAACGCACGAAAACGTGCTGCCGGTAGCTACTGCCGCCAAAGCCCTCTGCGACCGGTACAACGTGTCGCTGATCATCAACGATTATCCGCATATAGCCGTTGCCGTTGACGCCGCCGGTGTGCACGTTGGCCTCCAGGACATGACGGTGGCCGCTGCGAGGGCTATCGTAGGCACCGATAAAATAGTCGGTGGCACCGCCAATACACTCTCCGATGTGCTCACACACGTTAAGAACGGCGCCAGTTATGTAGGCCTTGGGCCTTTCCGTTTCACCACCACCAAACAAAACCTCAGCCCCATCCTGGGCATTGAAGGTTATCAGGCGATCATGGCCGCCTTGCGCGAGCAGCAGATCAATACGCCGGTAGTGGCCATTGGCGGAATTATGGAATCAGACATTCCCGCCATTATACAGACCGGCATCCATGGCATAGCCGTGAGCGGGCTGATTACACAGGCAACCGGGCAACGGTTGCTGGTACAACATATTTATGACCTTTTAAACAAACAGTGATGACACAACCACTCACCATCGCAGGCCGGACATTTACCTCCCGCCTGTTTACCGGCACCGGCAAGTTTGCCTCCGCCCCGCTGATGGAAGAAGCCCTGCTGGCCTCCGGCAGCGAGCTGGTGACCGTCGCCCTGAAGCGGGTGGACCTGCAACAGCAGGCAGATGACCTGTTGCGGCATCTGCATCATCCGCATATACAGCTGCTGCCCAATACCTCCGGCGTACGTACCGCCAAAGAAGCCGTTTATGCCGCTCAGCTGGCGCGGGAAGCACTCGAAACCAACTGGATAAAACTGGAAATACATCCTGATCCCCGTTACCTGATGCCCGACCCGGTAGAAACCCTGCTGGCCGCCACGGAGCTGGTAAAACTGGGCTTCGTGGTATTGCCCTATGTACACGCAGACCCGGTGCTGTGCAAAAGGCTCGAAGACGCAGGTACCGCAGCTGTTATGCCGCTTGGCTCACCTATTGGCAGCAACAAGGGGCTCCGTACCGCCGACTTCCTTGAAATCATCATCGCACAAAGCAATGTGCCCGTAGTGGTAGACGCCGGCATCGGCACGCCCTCTCATGCCGCCATGGCCATGGAAATGGGCGCAGACGCCGTTCTTGTCAACACTGCACTGGCAGTGGCCAAAGACCCGGTAAAAATGGCCGCGGCCTTCAGAGCGGGCGTGGAAGCCGGCCGCATGGCCTATGAAGCCGGCCTGGCGCCCACCAGTACCCACGCCATCGCCTCCAGCCCGCTGGTGGCTTTTCTCGACGAAGCTTAATCAAAACTGCGATCATGTTTAAAGACATTTTTGAGCAATATCAATGGGACGAGGTAAAGGCAGGCATCTACGACAAAACAGCCGCAGATGTGGAGCAGGCCCTGCATAACCAGCGCCGCACCCTCGATGATTTTGCCGCCCTCATTTCACCTGCGGCAGCCGCCTACCTGCAACCAATGGCTGAAATGAGCCATCAGCGCACCCTGCAGCGCTTTGGCAATACCATGCAGTTATATATCCCCATGTATCTCTCCAATGAATGCCAGAATATCTGCACCTACTGCGGCTTTAGCCTGGACAATAAGATCCGGCGCAAAACCCTCAGCCCAGCGGAGATACTACAGGAAACGGCCGTCATCAAAGAGATGGGATATGACCATGTGCTGCTGGTAACCGGCGAAGCACATCAGATAGTAGGCCTCGACTACTTCAAAAAAACACTGCAACTGTTACGTCCCCATTTTGCCCATATCTCCATGGAAGTGCAACCGATGGACGAGGCGGATTACGCCGCCCTGATACCGTTGGGGCTACATGCCGTGCTGGTATATCAGGAAACCTACCATCAGGAGGACTATAAAAAGCATCATCCCAAAGGACGCAAATCATCGTTTCAATACCGGCTGGAAACGCCCGACAGACTGGGCCGCGCCGGCATTCATAAAATGGGGCTGGGGGTGTTGATAGGTCTTGAAGACTGGCGTACCGACAGCTTTTTTACAGCACTGCATCTTCAGTATCTCGAAAAAAAATACTGGCAAACGCGGTACAGCATTTCTTTTCCACGCCTGCGTCCCTTCTCCGGCGGACTGGAACCTAAAGTGGAAATGAATGACCGGGAGCTGGTACAACTCATCTGCGCTTACCGCCTTTTTAATCAGGAAGTGGAACTGAGTATTTCCACCCGGGAACGGGAATCTTTCAGGGACCACATTATCCGGCTCGGCATTACCAGTATGAGCGCCGGATCACGCACCAATCCCGGAGGCTACGCCGCCGACCGGCAATCGCTTGAACAGTTTGAAATATCCGACGAACGAAGCGCAGCCGCCATCGCCGCCATGTTGAAAAACAGCGGTTATGAACCGGTATGGAAAGACTGGGACCAGGTATTGGGCTAACATAAAAGAAGGTGGCCACCGGGCCACCTTTGTTGTTTTTCATAGCTGGTTAAAAGCAATATTACAAGGGGTAATAACTTCTCTCAATCTCTTTAAAGATAAGATGAGCGCAGATATAAAAGTAGTGTGCATTAAAAATGAACAAAATGAACAGATTTTATGAACGGTGAACAAAATTCCCGGTTTCCGGGCTGTCAGCGGCATCGTTGTGCGGGAAACCAGGTTCGGTTACAGGCATAAAAAAAGGCTGCTTCCTTGATGAAGCAGCCTTGTACCGAAAAATCCCGTAGTTGCCATATTACTTATAAAAATAAGTATGATTGGAATACCGCTATCCAAAAATAAAATGCTATTCCTGAACAACCGTATTTAGCTTCAGTTTGAACAAAATGAACAATCATCAATTTGCTGCACAAAAAAATCCTTTCGCACGTTAATACACGATCCGTTGTACATCTCTGTAAGTCTTGATGATATCGTGATCATTCCGTAATGACTTCTGTTGATCGGCTATCAGTTCCCTGAGACGATAGGACATGGGCGTATCTGACCGGAGCGCCGCACTATAGGCACGTTGTGCCGCATCTTCTCCATATTCACAAAAAGAAAGAATAGCATGCCGGTCATGGCCGGTAAAAGCGGTCTTTATCTCCATCCACGTACGGTATAGCTTGCCGGCAGCTGTAGTGCCGAAGCGCCTCTGCTCACCCAGCGCCACCAATTCATCATACAGCTGGGAGGCATACCGGCGGCTGTCATCGATCATACGCTGAAAAAGCGCTTTCAAATCC
The Chitinophaga varians genome window above contains:
- a CDS encoding hydroxymethylpyrimidine/phosphomethylpyrimidine kinase; its protein translation is MEQQRPVVMSFAGLDPSGGAGLLADIKTFEQHRVYGLGVCTALTIQTASDFISVDWLSLPRILAQAKPLLATETVAYCKIGIMTDVQSLLELVRAIRLLSPGIRIIVDPVLKASAGHAFHSSIPRQAWQELLPELYLITPNYHEAMLLAGLDDGDAAAKQLSAHCAVLLKGGHHQARPGEDTLYTGNEEQRFSAGTQRVYPKHGSGCVLSAAITANLALGHSLSDACANAKAYTENLLSSHPSLTGYHHI
- a CDS encoding thiamine phosphate synthase, which encodes MINKLHYISQQTDRRSHLDNIRAACDAGCQLVQLRIKNETHENVLPVATAAKALCDRYNVSLIINDYPHIAVAVDAAGVHVGLQDMTVAAARAIVGTDKIVGGTANTLSDVLTHVKNGASYVGLGPFRFTTTKQNLSPILGIEGYQAIMAALREQQINTPVVAIGGIMESDIPAIIQTGIHGIAVSGLITQATGQRLLVQHIYDLLNKQ
- a CDS encoding thiazole synthase, with the protein product MTQPLTIAGRTFTSRLFTGTGKFASAPLMEEALLASGSELVTVALKRVDLQQQADDLLRHLHHPHIQLLPNTSGVRTAKEAVYAAQLAREALETNWIKLEIHPDPRYLMPDPVETLLAATELVKLGFVVLPYVHADPVLCKRLEDAGTAAVMPLGSPIGSNKGLRTADFLEIIIAQSNVPVVVDAGIGTPSHAAMAMEMGADAVLVNTALAVAKDPVKMAAAFRAGVEAGRMAYEAGLAPTSTHAIASSPLVAFLDEA
- the thiH gene encoding 2-iminoacetate synthase ThiH, whose product is MFKDIFEQYQWDEVKAGIYDKTAADVEQALHNQRRTLDDFAALISPAAAAYLQPMAEMSHQRTLQRFGNTMQLYIPMYLSNECQNICTYCGFSLDNKIRRKTLSPAEILQETAVIKEMGYDHVLLVTGEAHQIVGLDYFKKTLQLLRPHFAHISMEVQPMDEADYAALIPLGLHAVLVYQETYHQEDYKKHHPKGRKSSFQYRLETPDRLGRAGIHKMGLGVLIGLEDWRTDSFFTALHLQYLEKKYWQTRYSISFPRLRPFSGGLEPKVEMNDRELVQLICAYRLFNQEVELSISTRERESFRDHIIRLGITSMSAGSRTNPGGYAADRQSLEQFEISDERSAAAIAAMLKNSGYEPVWKDWDQVLG
- a CDS encoding ferritin-like domain-containing protein, with product MQQQETIAEVISDLVKINNDRMEGYQQSMDATDDVDLKALFQRMIDDSRRYASQLYDELVALGEQRRFGTTAAGKLYRTWMEIKTAFTGHDRHAILSFCEYGEDAAQRAYSAALRSDTPMSYRLRELIADQQKSLRNDHDIIKTYRDVQRIVY